A region of Fimbriimonadaceae bacterium DNA encodes the following proteins:
- the nuoG gene encoding NADH-quinone oxidoreductase subunit G: MAAVATTEMVSVVINDVELKVPKGELIVESVKRLGLEIPIFCYHPRMKPVGMCRMCLVEVGFKQPDGSVRMMPKPQAGCTLPAIEGMVVITDSALVHKDRKGVLEFLLINHPLDCPICDRGGECPLQNNTLFYGPSTSRYLESKRHLPKAYPLSRHVTLDLERCIQCGRCVRFTEEISGDANLAFRFRGANMQPSSFQLMDFESKFSGNVIEICPVGALTSTNYRFRARPWDIQTKPGICTVCSNGCNIWFDFRSNTFVRVNGRTNDPVNEEWTCDRGKFGHEFYNEAKRLTQPLKREGDRFVPCSWADAYELILENFKTGGNTVAGLCRPVFSNEGLYLFQKLFRDVFRSNNLDHRWGKSLPTVDERLPAALGVEPIQTPIADLENKKTIVVFGTSPADDLPIVFLRIRKAWFNNDARVVVIHEGATDADSFADAILRYRPGSGEILGQALLREVVASGKGKVPEATWQQIDQWSPEAAADKTGVAADTIRRAAALFDEGTVVVTSGRLYDDPQGLDTVQTLAGLSMITGGEFNCYPLEANSFGAAAVGILPDVGAAGEAIQENRGLGTAGILQSCIEESVTALWLVECDPVQDYHDSGLAARALENVNFLVYQGFAESDAMAYASVVLPMEAPAEQDGSYTNCAGYVQWMDKILDAPGDSKPAWRIFAEALIRASDTKPYFNAREVHRALTAENPAFATAPDEGVHLDLPEGMVPEGRLY; encoded by the coding sequence ATGGCCGCGGTCGCAACTACGGAAATGGTCTCCGTCGTTATCAACGATGTCGAGCTGAAGGTCCCCAAGGGTGAGCTCATTGTCGAATCCGTCAAGCGGCTCGGGCTCGAAATACCCATCTTCTGCTACCACCCGCGCATGAAGCCGGTCGGGATGTGCCGGATGTGCCTGGTCGAAGTCGGCTTCAAGCAGCCCGACGGCTCCGTCCGCATGATGCCAAAACCCCAAGCAGGTTGCACCCTGCCCGCCATTGAAGGAATGGTCGTGATTACCGACTCGGCACTCGTGCACAAGGACCGAAAGGGTGTGCTCGAGTTCCTGCTCATCAATCACCCGTTGGACTGTCCCATTTGCGACCGCGGGGGCGAATGCCCCCTGCAGAACAACACGCTATTCTATGGTCCGTCCACCAGCCGGTATCTGGAGAGCAAGCGGCACCTACCGAAGGCCTATCCTCTTTCGCGGCATGTGACTCTCGACCTGGAACGGTGCATCCAGTGTGGCAGGTGCGTGCGCTTCACCGAAGAAATCTCTGGCGACGCTAACCTTGCGTTTAGGTTTCGCGGGGCAAACATGCAACCATCGAGCTTCCAGCTCATGGACTTCGAGTCCAAGTTCAGCGGCAACGTCATCGAGATTTGCCCGGTCGGCGCCCTCACCTCGACGAACTATCGCTTCCGTGCACGTCCGTGGGACATCCAAACTAAGCCCGGTATATGCACGGTCTGCTCCAATGGCTGCAACATATGGTTCGATTTTCGGAGCAACACCTTCGTCCGGGTCAATGGCCGGACCAACGATCCGGTCAACGAGGAGTGGACTTGCGACCGCGGTAAGTTCGGGCACGAATTCTATAACGAAGCTAAGAGACTGACCCAGCCCCTCAAGAGGGAAGGCGATCGGTTCGTCCCATGTTCCTGGGCGGACGCTTACGAGCTGATCCTCGAGAACTTCAAAACCGGTGGCAATACCGTCGCCGGCCTTTGCCGGCCCGTGTTTTCCAACGAGGGCTTATACCTCTTCCAGAAGTTGTTCAGGGACGTCTTTCGATCGAATAACCTTGACCATCGGTGGGGCAAATCTTTGCCAACCGTTGATGAACGGCTGCCGGCAGCGCTAGGGGTCGAGCCGATTCAGACCCCGATCGCGGACCTGGAGAACAAGAAGACGATCGTTGTGTTTGGCACCTCGCCGGCAGACGATCTCCCAATCGTGTTCCTGCGCATTCGGAAGGCATGGTTCAACAACGACGCCAGGGTCGTCGTGATCCACGAAGGCGCCACCGATGCCGATTCCTTCGCCGACGCCATCTTGCGATATCGACCCGGTTCGGGCGAAATTCTCGGGCAGGCGCTGTTACGAGAGGTTGTCGCCAGCGGAAAAGGCAAGGTGCCTGAAGCAACGTGGCAGCAGATTGATCAGTGGAGTCCCGAGGCCGCCGCAGACAAGACGGGGGTAGCCGCCGACACCATCCGTCGTGCGGCCGCACTGTTCGACGAAGGAACGGTGGTGGTCACTTCTGGCCGACTCTACGATGATCCACAGGGACTCGATACGGTCCAAACCCTTGCCGGACTTTCGATGATAACCGGCGGTGAATTCAATTGCTACCCGCTCGAAGCGAATTCCTTTGGAGCCGCAGCGGTCGGAATCTTGCCCGATGTCGGCGCGGCTGGCGAGGCCATCCAAGAAAATCGCGGCCTCGGAACGGCAGGCATTCTCCAGAGCTGCATCGAAGAGTCTGTCACAGCGCTATGGCTGGTGGAGTGCGATCCCGTGCAGGACTACCACGACTCTGGTCTGGCTGCACGCGCTCTGGAGAACGTCAATTTCCTGGTCTACCAAGGGTTTGCCGAATCAGATGCCATGGCGTACGCCAGCGTGGTGCTGCCGATGGAGGCGCCCGCCGAGCAGGACGGTTCATACACCAACTGTGCCGGCTATGTCCAGTGGATGGACAAGATCCTCGATGCGCCCGGCGACTCCAAGCCGGCATGGCGTATCTTTGCCGAGGCCTTGATCAGAGCCTCGGATACGAAGCCGTATTTCAATGCCCGGGAAGTCCATCGAGCCCTCACGGCCGAGAATCCCGCCTTTGCCACAGCGCCTGACGAAGGGGTGCATCTGGATCTCCCCGAGGGAATGGTGCCCGAAGGCCGACTGTACTAG
- the nuoK gene encoding NADH-quinone oxidoreductase subunit K, which translates to MEGVPLYWYLALGLFMFVVGAVGVVIRRNPVVVFMCIELMLNAVNLTFLAFARYMPSTLPGKSDAQSWMAGQMMVIFVMAVAAAEVAVGLGIIMAIYRLRNEVDVDEMSVMQG; encoded by the coding sequence GTGGAGGGAGTTCCGCTCTACTGGTACCTCGCGCTCGGCCTCTTCATGTTTGTGGTCGGCGCCGTCGGGGTCGTCATTCGCCGCAATCCTGTCGTCGTGTTCATGTGCATCGAATTGATGCTGAATGCCGTGAATCTCACCTTCCTCGCTTTTGCCCGCTACATGCCGAGCACCCTGCCGGGCAAGTCCGATGCCCAAAGCTGGATGGCGGGGCAGATGATGGTGATCTTCGTCATGGCCGTAGCCGCGGCTGAAGTCGCCGTCGGGCTGGGCATCATCATGGCGATTTACCGCTTGCGCAATGAGGTCGACGTGGACGAAATGAGCGTGATGCAAGGCTGA
- the nuoM gene encoding NADH-quinone oxidoreductase subunit M yields the protein MATGFGPLSALLFAPLLGAVILMCMPAIFDRAIKWVALGISIAVFAFSLAIYRDFNGATYHFQYLEQMPWIPMLGIQYKIGIDGLSIWLVLLTTFLTVISVWFSFYVRERVKTYMIMMLILETAMLGVFCSLDLILFYTFFEASLVPMYFLISIWGGANKRYASVKFFIYTFAGSLFMLIGMITLFYLHKNATGVGSFDLMSIQEQVANGKLWAGALQTQGLVALGFAVALAVKCPMFPFHTWLPDAHVEAPTAGSVILAGVLLKMGTYGFLRLVLPLFPDIVQQYAWVIMILAVVGILYGAIVSTMQPDWKKLVAYSSVAHMGFVMLGIFSLNHTGMMGGAYQQLNHGISTGALFLLIGLVYERTHTRLFKDYGGLKAQMPIYSAIFLIVMLSSVGLPATNGFIGEFLALLGAFQTSFAGLYGLNVFYAVLAGIGVILAAVYLLYMFQQVFYGELKNPELKRLKDLKPWEIVMCGTLLLFVFWGGLYPNTFLKPMEASVGAARMMAINPPGKRPVWSDLGTEMDARGNLVEVAPRSQTDLDRHPMVLRIIAPANFDPQMKPKDEAVAEEHVSLATGGRP from the coding sequence ATGGCGACTGGCTTCGGCCCACTCTCCGCCCTTCTCTTCGCCCCACTGCTGGGCGCCGTGATCCTGATGTGTATGCCGGCGATCTTCGACCGGGCCATAAAGTGGGTGGCACTCGGAATCAGCATCGCCGTATTTGCCTTTTCTCTCGCGATCTACCGTGACTTCAACGGAGCGACTTACCACTTCCAGTACCTCGAGCAGATGCCGTGGATACCCATGCTGGGTATCCAATACAAGATCGGAATCGACGGCCTCAGCATTTGGCTCGTCCTGCTGACGACGTTCCTGACCGTTATCTCGGTCTGGTTCAGCTTCTATGTAAGGGAGCGGGTGAAGACCTACATGATCATGATGCTGATCTTGGAGACGGCCATGCTCGGCGTCTTCTGCAGCCTCGATCTGATTCTCTTCTACACCTTCTTCGAAGCTTCCCTCGTGCCGATGTACTTCCTCATCTCAATCTGGGGTGGGGCAAACAAACGGTACGCATCGGTCAAGTTCTTTATCTACACCTTCGCCGGATCGCTCTTCATGCTCATCGGCATGATCACCTTGTTCTATCTCCACAAGAATGCCACCGGAGTGGGTTCGTTCGATCTGATGTCCATCCAGGAACAGGTAGCCAATGGCAAGCTTTGGGCAGGCGCGCTCCAGACACAAGGGCTGGTGGCGCTCGGCTTTGCGGTTGCCTTGGCCGTGAAGTGTCCGATGTTCCCGTTCCATACGTGGCTGCCGGATGCCCACGTCGAGGCGCCAACGGCGGGATCGGTTATCCTCGCCGGAGTCCTCCTCAAGATGGGGACGTACGGCTTCCTTCGACTTGTGCTGCCCCTCTTTCCCGACATCGTTCAGCAGTACGCTTGGGTGATCATGATCCTCGCCGTTGTCGGGATCCTCTACGGGGCGATCGTTTCGACCATGCAGCCCGACTGGAAGAAGCTGGTTGCGTATTCCTCCGTCGCCCACATGGGGTTTGTGATGTTAGGGATCTTCTCCCTGAACCACACCGGCATGATGGGTGGCGCCTACCAGCAGCTGAACCACGGTATCAGCACAGGAGCGCTGTTCCTTCTGATTGGGTTGGTCTACGAACGCACCCATACGAGGCTGTTCAAAGACTACGGCGGACTGAAGGCTCAGATGCCGATCTACTCGGCGATTTTCCTCATCGTCATGCTCTCGAGCGTGGGCCTGCCGGCAACCAATGGTTTCATCGGCGAATTCCTTGCCCTGCTTGGCGCTTTTCAAACGTCGTTTGCCGGGCTGTATGGCCTTAACGTGTTCTATGCGGTTCTCGCCGGCATAGGCGTGATCCTGGCCGCGGTCTATCTGCTCTACATGTTCCAGCAAGTGTTCTATGGGGAGCTCAAAAACCCTGAACTCAAGCGGTTGAAGGACCTCAAGCCCTGGGAAATCGTCATGTGCGGCACCCTCCTTCTCTTCGTGTTTTGGGGTGGCCTTTATCCAAACACGTTCCTTAAGCCGATGGAAGCTTCGGTCGGCGCCGCCCGAATGATGGCGATCAACCCTCCGGGCAAGCGACCGGTCTGGTCCGATCTCGGTACGGAAATGGATGCTCGAGGCAACTTGGTGGAGGTCGCACCGCGTTCGCAGACCGACTTGGATCGTCATCCCATGGTTCTGCGGATTATCGCCCCTGCCAACTTCGATCCTCAGATGAAGCCGAAGGACGAGGCCGTTGCCGAGGAGCATGTTTCGCTGGCGACCGGGGGCCGCCCTTGA
- the nuoN gene encoding NADH-quinone oxidoreductase subunit N: protein MYNTTPPAIDWTALWPMIIVAGTGIVTLIIEMLLPRRTNGLIIATSLIGLLVAGYMLSGQLGMTSSETFAGMIFHDRVGIVLQMLLIVVAFLTILFSEGYLREKRIPFGEFYHLALWATAGGMIMVSTKNLLMLFLGLEVLSIAFYVMAGMSRQEAKSEESALKYFLLGAFATGFLLYGIAMTYGATGGLHLDLIPRAWSETIVSQRNLLIFGVGLILMGLCFKVAFVPFHQWTPDVYQGAPSNVTAFMAAGVKIAAIGALYRVLEATLPLKAMWFPAMFWIAILTMTVANLVACLQRDVKRALAYSSIAHAGYLLVGILAHAQDPQKIGLGTIVFYLLSYSLMTIGAFAVVSLTAKDGKEGTKFADLAGLWQRSPGAAAAFVIFVVSLIGVPPTAGFFGKLLIFQDALRANLTPLAIVLAINSAISAYYYIGMILAAFVATPDGQTQKTRSDIGLASACIICATGTVAMVFFISPLMSWLGFN, encoded by the coding sequence ATGTATAACACGACCCCTCCCGCAATCGACTGGACCGCGCTTTGGCCGATGATCATCGTTGCCGGGACCGGCATCGTGACTTTGATCATTGAGATGCTGTTGCCCAGGCGGACAAACGGTCTCATCATTGCCACCAGCCTGATCGGCCTACTCGTCGCCGGCTATATGCTCAGTGGACAGCTTGGAATGACGTCGAGCGAGACGTTCGCTGGCATGATTTTCCATGACAGGGTCGGGATCGTCCTTCAGATGCTCTTGATCGTGGTCGCCTTCCTGACCATTCTGTTCAGCGAAGGCTATCTGCGGGAGAAGCGAATTCCGTTTGGCGAGTTCTACCACCTTGCCCTCTGGGCCACGGCCGGCGGCATGATTATGGTTTCCACCAAAAATCTACTCATGCTGTTCCTGGGGTTGGAGGTGCTATCGATCGCGTTCTATGTCATGGCAGGCATGTCGAGGCAGGAAGCGAAATCGGAAGAGTCCGCGCTTAAGTACTTCCTGCTCGGCGCGTTTGCGACTGGATTCCTGCTTTACGGTATCGCAATGACCTACGGCGCGACCGGCGGTCTTCACCTGGACCTTATTCCGCGGGCTTGGTCAGAGACCATCGTCAGCCAGCGCAACCTACTGATCTTCGGTGTGGGTCTCATCCTGATGGGCTTGTGTTTCAAGGTCGCCTTCGTGCCATTCCACCAATGGACACCCGATGTCTATCAGGGCGCGCCCTCAAACGTGACCGCCTTTATGGCCGCGGGCGTCAAGATTGCTGCGATCGGAGCCCTCTACCGCGTCCTGGAGGCCACCCTGCCGTTGAAGGCAATGTGGTTCCCCGCCATGTTCTGGATCGCGATCTTGACGATGACCGTCGCCAATCTGGTGGCGTGCCTCCAGCGCGATGTAAAGCGCGCCCTCGCCTACTCTTCGATTGCCCATGCCGGATACCTCTTGGTCGGCATCCTCGCGCATGCCCAGGATCCGCAGAAGATCGGTCTGGGAACCATCGTCTTTTACCTGCTGAGCTATAGCTTGATGACGATTGGCGCTTTCGCGGTGGTTTCGCTGACCGCCAAAGATGGCAAAGAGGGCACCAAATTTGCCGATCTCGCCGGGCTGTGGCAGCGGTCTCCCGGCGCAGCAGCCGCGTTCGTTATCTTTGTGGTGAGCCTGATCGGCGTCCCGCCTACCGCAGGCTTCTTCGGGAAGTTGCTGATCTTCCAGGATGCGCTCCGAGCCAACCTGACGCCGCTGGCCATCGTCTTGGCGATCAATTCCGCGATCAGCGCATACTATTACATCGGCATGATCCTGGCCGCCTTTGTTGCGACCCCGGACGGCCAAACCCAAAAAACACGATCGGACATTGGCCTTGCCAGCGCTTGCATTATTTGCGCGACTGGTACGGTGGCGATGGTCTTCTTCATCTCGCCGCTGATGTCCTGGCTCGGTTTCAACTAG
- the ndhA gene encoding NAD(P)H-quinone oxidoreductase subunit 1, chloroplastic — MPILGTGAPGVGFPGYKPIRMEWLQSLHPLVLATIRVLLVVLPILILVPGLIWWERRLLSWMQDRIGPNRTGTISRRFPIKFLRGKKTFGLLQPIADGIKLFLKEDITPASVDRLIYFIAPAIALFPAFALAGTLPWGPQSGAYALLTPIANVDIGILYVLAISSLGVYGVVLAGYASNNKYSLLGGLRASAQLISYELAMGVSLACIVMATGSLRMTDMVIEQEKALWGAIPFLQNWFILTPFGFISAIIFLICMIAETNRAPFDLPEAENEIIAGYHTEYSSMKFAVFFMGEYAAMFVFSGIFAVVFLGGYNLLPVNWLAIGDAVPALQTLSQRLHDLNQAFAPVFFLLKCAAGITFYIWLRATLPRLRYDQLMGLGWKSLLPLAVANFIVVALWIICTAWFGPAGGWAAVAAAGLILIVLYLQVMAASQKGIQGLNKRDVELVDPKPKRRSVELVDPSAAGGT; from the coding sequence TTGCCAATCCTCGGAACCGGTGCTCCGGGCGTCGGCTTCCCGGGGTATAAACCAATCCGGATGGAGTGGCTTCAAAGTCTGCACCCGCTCGTGCTGGCGACGATCCGCGTGCTGCTGGTGGTGCTTCCCATTCTCATCCTCGTTCCCGGACTCATCTGGTGGGAGCGTCGACTCCTTAGCTGGATGCAGGACCGCATCGGACCCAACCGCACCGGCACCATCAGCCGCCGCTTCCCGATCAAGTTCCTGCGAGGCAAGAAAACCTTCGGCCTGCTGCAGCCCATCGCCGACGGGATCAAGCTCTTTCTGAAGGAAGACATCACCCCCGCTTCGGTCGACCGACTCATCTATTTCATCGCCCCTGCAATCGCGCTCTTTCCCGCTTTTGCCCTTGCGGGGACGCTGCCGTGGGGACCGCAGAGCGGGGCCTATGCCTTGCTGACGCCGATCGCCAACGTCGACATCGGCATCCTCTACGTTCTCGCGATCTCGTCGCTCGGCGTCTACGGCGTGGTGCTCGCGGGGTACGCGTCCAACAACAAGTACTCGCTGCTCGGCGGTTTGCGCGCCAGCGCCCAGCTGATCAGCTATGAACTCGCAATGGGCGTGTCGCTTGCCTGCATCGTGATGGCGACGGGGTCGCTCCGCATGACCGACATGGTCATCGAGCAGGAAAAGGCGCTTTGGGGAGCGATTCCCTTCTTGCAGAACTGGTTTATCCTCACCCCGTTCGGCTTCATCTCCGCGATCATCTTCCTCATTTGTATGATTGCGGAAACCAATCGCGCGCCATTCGACTTGCCTGAAGCGGAGAATGAAATCATCGCCGGCTACCACACCGAGTACAGCTCGATGAAGTTCGCGGTGTTCTTCATGGGTGAATACGCCGCGATGTTCGTCTTCTCCGGCATCTTCGCCGTCGTGTTCCTGGGTGGCTACAACCTGCTCCCTGTCAACTGGCTGGCGATCGGAGACGCGGTTCCCGCTCTACAAACGCTTTCGCAGCGGCTGCATGACCTCAACCAGGCATTCGCCCCCGTTTTCTTCCTCTTGAAGTGCGCCGCCGGGATTACCTTCTATATTTGGCTACGCGCTACCCTGCCTCGCCTGCGCTATGACCAGCTCATGGGGCTTGGCTGGAAGTCGCTCCTGCCGCTTGCTGTCGCCAATTTCATCGTCGTCGCGCTCTGGATCATATGCACGGCCTGGTTCGGCCCGGCGGGAGGCTGGGCCGCCGTGGCTGCGGCGGGCCTGATCCTCATCGTGCTCTATCTTCAGGTCATGGCTGCGAGTCAGAAGGGGATTCAGGGACTCAACAAGCGGGACGTCGAGTTGGTCGATCCCAAGCCAAAACGAAGGTCGGTTGAGCTGGTTGACCCCAGCGCGGCGGGAGGAACCTAG
- the nuoJ gene encoding NADH-quinone oxidoreductase subunit J, with translation MPPLTQGQMIFGALAGVAALAAVGVVVMNSPVRSALCLVVNFFVLAFIYFTLNAQLLGITQILVYTGAIMVLFLFVIMLLNLGGQQDSLPKRDLKLPLGLAVGLAMFALIASQVVMPLKDVVKPVSDPAYGTPQAIGKTLFTNYALPFEVASVLLLVGIVGSILLAKRRI, from the coding sequence ATGCCGCCACTCACTCAGGGACAGATGATTTTTGGAGCACTCGCCGGCGTCGCCGCGCTTGCGGCCGTGGGCGTGGTCGTGATGAACAGTCCGGTGCGCTCCGCCCTCTGCCTTGTGGTCAATTTCTTCGTCCTCGCGTTCATTTACTTCACACTGAACGCGCAGCTTCTTGGCATCACCCAGATCTTGGTTTACACCGGCGCGATCATGGTGCTGTTCCTCTTCGTGATCATGCTTTTGAACCTTGGAGGGCAGCAGGATTCGCTCCCGAAACGTGACCTGAAGCTACCCCTTGGTCTCGCCGTTGGCCTTGCCATGTTCGCCTTGATCGCCAGCCAAGTCGTGATGCCGCTCAAAGACGTCGTGAAGCCGGTTTCGGATCCTGCCTACGGCACGCCCCAAGCGATCGGCAAGACCCTCTTTACGAATTACGCCCTACCCTTCGAAGTCGCGAGCGTTCTGCTCCTTGTCGGCATAGTGGGTTCGATTTTGCTCGCAAAGAGGAGGATATAG
- the nuoL gene encoding NADH-quinone oxidoreductase subunit L, with product MNIPQEFAGWIIGFPLIGFLVQALLGKQVIRLFGQRTGKWIMGALAVIPIAISFALGLAVMNQLTTMPADARSIISEIYPWITLQSIHIPFEILLDPLSITMVLIITGIGSLIHLYATGYMAEERDYSRFFTYLNLFIAFMLVLVLGNNLAMMFIGWEGVGLCSYLLIGFWYKDTANAKAANKAFIVNRIGDWGLTLGLFLLVAVIAGNADRLDVRGPRWLSYDVLLPNCIAILRDYPVITTAIALLLFLGACGKSAQLPLYFWLPDAMAGPTPVSALIHAATMVTAGVFMLNRLHVIFELSPVASAVVAIVGAATALFAAVIAFGQTDIKKVLAYSTVSQLGFMFIACGAGAYWAGMFHVTTHAFFKALLFLGSGAVIHAMAHDQDIRNYGGLAKWIKITCATMVIGWLAISGLAIPIGHGYGFAGFYSKEAILGAALGNHLAEANHVNWGYWAGWVGLFVAALTAAYMTRMTMLTFFGPKEQWRTIPAHADAHHEDHGHNAHHADHAHHEGHDDQFDFYYSDEEMARRELAEPHEHHHELNARHKPHEVPISMWLPLVVLALLSVGGGWYLADQERFLNWLYPTGLSVLPAETVPGHPHGLPLLWLSVGAAAIGIIYGLIVYRNGLPKKEGWDLGQWNPFRRKALNQFGYDHFVVEAGVDGGAGIGNFLWKRIDVGIVDGIVNGLANLSGALGVLLRFFQTGYVRNYALLMMAGGVALVGWIWWTITNGGVN from the coding sequence ATGAACATTCCCCAGGAATTCGCCGGCTGGATCATCGGGTTCCCGCTTATCGGGTTCCTGGTTCAGGCCCTGCTCGGCAAACAGGTGATCCGCCTCTTCGGCCAACGCACGGGCAAGTGGATCATGGGCGCCCTCGCCGTGATCCCGATCGCCATCTCGTTCGCGCTCGGACTGGCGGTCATGAACCAGCTCACGACGATGCCGGCTGATGCCCGGTCGATCATTTCGGAGATTTATCCATGGATCACCCTCCAATCGATCCATATTCCCTTTGAAATCCTGCTCGATCCATTGAGCATCACCATGGTGCTGATCATCACCGGGATCGGATCGCTCATCCACCTTTACGCGACCGGATACATGGCGGAGGAACGGGATTACAGCCGCTTCTTTACCTATCTCAACCTGTTCATCGCCTTCATGCTGGTGCTCGTGCTCGGCAACAACCTGGCGATGATGTTCATCGGATGGGAAGGCGTCGGCCTCTGCAGCTACTTGCTCATCGGCTTCTGGTACAAGGACACCGCCAACGCTAAGGCGGCAAACAAGGCCTTCATCGTCAACCGCATCGGCGACTGGGGTCTCACGCTGGGGCTCTTTCTCCTGGTTGCGGTAATCGCAGGCAACGCCGATCGGCTCGACGTTCGCGGCCCGCGTTGGCTCAGCTACGACGTCCTGCTGCCAAACTGCATTGCGATCTTGCGGGATTATCCGGTCATCACGACGGCGATCGCGTTGCTGCTGTTCTTGGGCGCGTGCGGCAAATCGGCCCAGCTTCCGCTGTACTTCTGGCTCCCCGACGCCATGGCCGGCCCCACTCCGGTCTCGGCGCTGATCCATGCCGCCACGATGGTCACCGCCGGCGTCTTCATGCTCAACCGGCTGCACGTCATCTTCGAGCTTTCGCCCGTGGCCAGCGCGGTCGTGGCAATTGTCGGAGCCGCCACCGCCCTGTTTGCCGCAGTCATCGCCTTTGGCCAGACCGACATCAAGAAGGTTCTCGCCTATTCAACGGTCTCGCAGCTCGGATTCATGTTCATCGCCTGCGGCGCCGGCGCGTACTGGGCGGGCATGTTCCATGTAACGACGCATGCCTTCTTCAAAGCACTCCTGTTCCTCGGATCAGGCGCCGTGATCCACGCGATGGCCCACGACCAGGACATCCGCAACTACGGTGGCCTCGCGAAATGGATCAAGATCACCTGCGCCACGATGGTCATCGGCTGGCTGGCGATCAGCGGGCTCGCTATCCCGATCGGCCACGGCTATGGCTTTGCCGGCTTCTATAGCAAGGAAGCGATCCTTGGGGCTGCGCTTGGCAACCATCTGGCTGAAGCGAACCACGTCAATTGGGGCTACTGGGCAGGATGGGTGGGCCTCTTCGTGGCGGCCCTGACGGCCGCCTACATGACCCGCATGACGATGCTGACCTTCTTCGGGCCGAAGGAGCAGTGGCGGACGATTCCCGCCCATGCCGACGCGCATCACGAGGACCATGGCCATAACGCCCATCATGCCGACCACGCCCACCACGAAGGGCACGACGACCAATTCGATTTCTATTACTCCGACGAAGAGATGGCTCGCCGAGAGCTGGCCGAGCCCCACGAACATCACCATGAGCTCAACGCGCGCCACAAACCCCACGAAGTTCCGATCAGCATGTGGCTGCCGCTCGTGGTGCTGGCCTTGCTTAGCGTCGGCGGGGGCTGGTATCTGGCTGATCAAGAGCGTTTTCTTAACTGGCTGTATCCCACTGGGCTGTCGGTACTGCCGGCAGAAACCGTCCCTGGACATCCCCACGGCCTTCCCTTGCTCTGGCTGTCCGTCGGAGCGGCGGCGATCGGCATCATCTACGGCCTTATCGTCTACCGTAACGGCCTGCCCAAGAAGGAAGGTTGGGATTTGGGCCAGTGGAACCCCTTCCGACGCAAGGCGCTCAACCAGTTCGGCTACGACCACTTCGTCGTCGAAGCTGGCGTCGATGGCGGCGCAGGGATCGGCAACTTCCTATGGAAGCGGATCGATGTTGGGATCGTCGATGGCATCGTGAACGGGCTCGCCAACCTTTCTGGCGCCCTCGGCGTGCTCCTTAGGTTCTTCCAAACCGGCTATGTCCGTAACTATGCGCTGTTGATGATGGCAGGCGGGGTGGCACTCGTCGGCTGGATTTGGTGGACGATCACGAACGGAGGCGTCAACTGA